The Aspergillus flavus chromosome 6, complete sequence nucleotide sequence GGCAATGCAAAGATCTCGGGTATGGAGGTAGATCTCGAATTGACGTCCAACCAATATTCGATTGCCCTggtcgtcttcttcatcggaTACGTGGTATTTGAAGTGCCTAGCAAGTATGACAATTCTATCATCAGTACTCAGCCCTCAGCCTAACATCACGATCACTAATTGTCCTTCTCTACAGCCTCGTTCTGGGCCGATCCCGACCCTCTGTATTCCTCCCGTCAATCATGATAATCTGGGGCGCATTGACTTGCGTGATGGCTGTTGTCAAAAGTTTCACCCACTTGGTAGTCCTTAGGGTCATTCTCGGATGTGTGGAGGCTGGCTTTGCTCCCGGCGTGCTACTTGTCCTTTCATCATGGTACAAACAAACCGAACAGTCAAAGAGATTCGGTGTGTTTATCTCAGCGGCTGTTCTATCGGGTGCCTTTGGCGGCCTGATCGCCGCTGGTATTGTCGATGGCCTTGAAGGCGTTCATGGTATACGTGGTTGGCGATGGCTATTTATTATTGAAGGCGCTGCCACTGTTGGTTTCGCTATTATCTCCCTATTTATCCTTCCTGACTTCCCCGCGACGTCGCGACATTTCTCTGAGCGCGAAAAGCAAGTCGCTGTAGCACGTCTAGCCACTGAGAATGTCACCGCCACCACGGAGGATACTGAACACCTGAGTCCCTTGGAAGCTTGTAAGGTGGCATGCCAAAACTGGCGCACCTGGGCGTTCATAATCGGATACATGGTTCGTCGAAGCCCTCCTTTCTTAGCTCACATCTGCAATCCCCAGTTACTAACCATACCATCCGCCACAGGTCATCGTCGGTTCAAGCACCCTGACCTACTTCTACCCAACCCTCGTCGAAGGACTTTTCGGAAACGCATCCACCAAGAAAGTCAACTTACTAACCGTCCCAATTTACGGCGTAGCATTCTTCGCTACCGGAATCACATCCTATTACAGCGACAAAGTCCCCACGTGGCGTGGCTTAATCATTGCTAGCTGGTTAACAGTCTCCCTGATATGTTCCATTATCGTCTGTGCTATATACAACTTCACAGCCCGATATATTCTCCTAGTTATCATGGCAGCTGGTCTCTGGGCCACGAATGGAGGTACACTAGCATACGCCTCGTCTGCCTTTGCAGGAATGCATCCACAGGCTCGAGGTGTTGCCTTAGCTATGGTGAATGCGCTGGGTAATCTGGCGCAGATCTATGGATCGGTAGGTTATCTCACTAAATTTGTTGCATACCTGTTTGGGGGTGCAAGGCTAACCTGGATTTGCAACAGTATTTGTTCCCGAAAGATGATAGTCCTAAGTATATCATGGGGTTCTCAGTTATTTCTGCGATGCTGGCGGTGGGCGTGGTTGTGTTTTTGTTCTTGCATATTTGGTTTCGGCGCCGTTTGCGGGAGGGTATCATTTAGTGATGTAACGATACTCTAGTGTGTTGAATGTTCATTTTGGATGCTGAAAGGCAATATGGATCATGAATATATGAGTCATTTATATAACGACGGCGAGGATTGCTAGGACCAAGAGGAACAACAAACGCAGGAACAGATGTGGAAGGCGATGGTTGAGGGGTCGCAAAATAGGTCCAATAGTTAGGTAGTAACAGGTTACTACaatcttgattgattgattaattGAGCAGGAACTTGCTACACCCCAGCCCGAATTAGATCCAATGTGGCACATAAAGCAGGATGGCTCAAAAGACATAGACGTCGAACCCCTAAGGGATCTGCAAAAAGATAAAGACTTCTTGGGCGAGAATTGAATGCTTGATGATTATCTTCTCCCAATAGGCAGTTATCGCTCATCCCAACCACTGCCAGTAGTGGATTATCTGGCTTGCAGGAAGTCTATCCACTATTTGCAGACGGGCCAACCTAACACAAAGCTTCCAGACTGGCCGCGTGAATTTTACGCAAGCAGATAGCACGTGTTATGGAGATCCACGTGCTTCTCGAAATGGCATTTTTGGCCTTCAGAGTTCTTCGAAGAGGCTAGACGGCTGCATTTGCATCTACTCTATGTCCAGTGGGAATCAATACAAGTAAGTATCAACGTCATCTAATTGGACTCTAAATCGCGATATGCGCGTTATCCTTGGATATCTTTCATCGTTATCATAATCACAGTCCCTTACCACGCTCCCACAATACCAGCAATTGGAATATCAATACCAGTCGTGTATGAAGCACCATCAGAAAGCAAGTACACATACGCCCCACCCAGCTCCTTGGGGTCTGCTAACCTCGGCATGCCGCCATAGTATTGCATCTTGAGGTCCCAGTCCGGGGCCTGATCCACAAAGTAGGTCATAGCAGTCTTTATAAAACCAGGCGAGATTGAGTTGACGCGAATACCATGCTTGGCCCACTCCATGGCCAGCGTATGCGTCATATTCCGCACGGCACCCTTGGTAGCTCCATAGGGAGCCGAGGGCGCTGCCCGATTGGGGCGATAGGATGTCATGGAAGCAGTGAAGACGATGGATCCCTTGATTCCCAGCTCAATAAACCGGCGAGCAACGGCAGTAGCGCAGAAATAGGCACCAAAGACGTTGAGATTGAATAGTTGGTCCAGCTGGGCGCGGGTGAAGTCGAATGCCGGCTGGTGCTTTGTCATGCCGGCGTTTGCGATGAAGCCGTGGATGGCACCTCGTGCGATGATGACAGCATCGATTGCAGTGTTGACGCTTTCCTCGGAGGTGACGTCGCAGTGGACGTATGATAAGCGCTTCGGGTTGGCCTTCTGCAGGGCGGCAAACTCCTCGCCAGGTTCGAATACGTCCAGGCTAAAGACGGCTGCAGCTTCATTGGCTAAACAGACCTCTACAAGGGCTAGGCCGATACCCCTGTTGGCACCGGTGATGGCGATAACCTTGTCCTTCAAGGTGATTCTCCAGTCGTGATCTGGGCCTGGCTGGGTGTTAAGGAAGGTGGGTGACGTATCGGAGGTCGTTTGGGCTAGTGCTACAGCACTGCTGCTGTTTccgctgctggtggtggtgtcgAGCATTTCTGGAGGCATTGTTGAGGATCTGCTTGTGTGGTGCAAGAATTATGGAGGTTTTAAGGATTGAGAAGCCTTTGGGCTGGGAGGGTTCCTCTTTAGATCTACCATGGCCTTATATCCTGCCGGACGACTCCGATGCCGCCGAAATGCATACAGCAGTGTCTGCATAGACTGGAGTCGCGCGAGTCCATTGACGAATCGGGTAGTAATAGAGAACTGCTACTCCAGATCACTTTTTGCGCCGTGACAATAATGCAACCAACCAGCCAAGGGCGCAAAGATGATCTGTGGGCCCTCGAAGCGATTCAACGTGGGGTTAAATGGAACCTCGCATCGAGACCACGCCGGGCTATTGCGACGAGCATTATTGGCGATGTAGATATCTACATGCTATAGAATTTACATCGTAGGGTACAGGGACAGAGTATCACGTCTTTTCCCACATTTTGGCTCCGATGGCACGCGAATTTCTGCCATAATCACTTCTCGCCTTCAACCTTAGTTTCCCCACACCTTCACTTCACAACCTCGACTCGatccttcttccttgtcttcgCGTAATGGCCAAGGTAGAGGGAGGAATTCGGCAAAAACGCAAGCCCCGAGGGCGGGGGATTCGCGCTACTACTGGTTGGTTAGtacttttcccttccccagATCTTGGACCATTTCAGGTTTCTCACCTAACCCTAGTCTCATCTGCAAGCGCCGCCATGTCAAGTGCGATGAAGTATGTACCCTTCCATGAATACGCAAATTGGTACGGCGAGGACATATATCTAACTCGACCAGGCTCATCCCCAATGCGGCCCCTGTGCAAAGGGGCAGCGCCCTTGTGTCTACGCGCCTCAGTATTCAGTGCATCGTAGTGACGTTGCTGGCCAGCCAGGTATGTTCGAGTCTTCGTTAGAAAACGTGAGTGGAGACCAGAACGACGGGAGCAACCCTAGTACCAGCTCCCCACAGGCTTTGGTGGACTCTTGCCACCAAGATCAGCAGCCTATTCGGCAAGGGAGCCCTCACGTGGAGGCACAGCAGGCGCCCACTGCAAGCACGTGCGAAAATGTTGTAATTCCCACTCCCAAATCTTCCGACAGCTATGTACTCTCACCAGACACAGAAAGCTCGGTGACAGCACGGGTTGCGCCCTCGATATGGTTCGAGTGTTTGGCAAAGGCCTCCAccgatggtgatggtggctTTCCACTGTCGCTGTCGGAACTCTCTCGCAACCGGACCGAGAATGGAGAAGACCGGAGGAACATTTCTAACCTGCATTCTCGCACACTAAGAGAACAGGAGACCTTTCATATTGCTGCCCTCCAAAGAGACAAAGATATTGAACAGGGAATCGTCCCACA carries:
- a CDS encoding vitamin H transporter encodes the protein MDLSDVEGQMKDISSHEIEHVNNEAASFTEEEEKALVRKVDLTLLPTIWVMYLLSYLDRTNIGNAKISGMEVDLELTSNQYSIALVVFFIGYVVFEVPSNLVLGRSRPSVFLPSIMIIWGALTCVMAVVKSFTHLVVLRVILGCVEAGFAPGVLLVLSSWYKQTEQSKRFGVFISAAVLSGAFGGLIAAGIVDGLEGVHGIRGWRWLFIIEGAATVGFAIISLFILPDFPATSRHFSEREKQVAVARLATENVTATTEDTEHLSPLEACKVACQNWRTWAFIIGYMVIVGSSTLTYFYPTLVEGLFGNASTKKVNLLTVPIYGVAFFATGITSYYSDKVPTWRGLIIASWLTVSLICSIIVCAIYNFTARYILLVIMAAGLWATNGGTLAYASSAFAGMHPQARGVALAMVNALGNLAQIYGSYLFPKDDSPKYIMGFSVISAMLAVGVVVFLFLHIWFRRRLREGII
- a CDS encoding putative short-chain dehydrogenase, with product MPPEMLDTTTSSGNSSSAVALAQTTSDTSPTFLNTQPGPDHDWRITLKDKVIAITGANRGIGLALVEVCLANEAAAVFSLDVFEPGEEFAALQKANPKRLSYVHCDVTSEESVNTAIDAVIIARGAIHGFIANAGMTKHQPAFDFTRAQLDQLFNLNVFGAYFCATAVARRFIELGIKGSIVFTASMTSYRPNRAAPSAPYGATKGAVRNMTHTLAMEWAKHGIRVNSISPGFIKTAMTYFVDQAPDWDLKMQYYGGMPRLADPKELGGAYVYLLSDGASYTTGIDIPIAGIVGAW